In Ochotona princeps isolate mOchPri1 chromosome 33, mOchPri1.hap1, whole genome shotgun sequence, one DNA window encodes the following:
- the SLC39A3 gene encoding zinc transporter ZIP3 has translation MTRLLLAKVLSMVGVFVCMLLGALLPVRLLDANLDKAQRSQKALALCNAFGGGVFLATCFNALLPAVRDKLQRVLSLGHISTDYPLAETIMLLGFFLTLFLEQLVLSCRKEKPPFIDLETFNAGCSDAGSDSEYESPFLGGARGRALLASEPHDHGPGLLRVQELPGAGPLRLLSLVSALSAHSVFEGLALGLQEEGEKVVSLFVGVAVHETLVAVALGVNMSRSAVPLRQATKLAVAVSAMIPLGIGVGLAIESARGVPGSVVSVLLQGLAGGTFLFVTFLEILAKELEDKNDRLLKVLCLVLGYAVLAAMVFLKW, from the exons ATGACGCGCCTGCTGCTGGCCAAGGTGCTGAGCATGGTGGGCGTGTTTGTCTGCATGCTGCTGGGCGCCCTCCTGCCCGTGCGGCTGCTGGACGCCAACCTGGACAAGGCACAGCGCTCCCAGAAGGCGCTGGCCCTCTGCAACGCCTTTGGCGGCGGCGTCTTCCTGGCCACCTGCTTCAATGCGCTGCTGCCGGCCGTGCGGGACAAG CTGCAGCGCGTGCTCAGCCTGGGCCACATCAGCACTGACTACCCGCTGGCCGAGACCATCATGCTGCTGGGATTCTTCCTGACGCTCTtcctggagcagctggtgctgagctgccgCAAGGAGAAGCCACCCTTCATCGACCTGGAGACCTTCAACGCTGGCTGCTCGGACGCGGGCAGCGACTCCGAGTATGAGAGCCCATTCCTGGGCggcgcgcggggccgcgccctCCTGGCCTCCGAGCCCCACGACCACGGCCCCGGGCTGCTGCGGGTGCAGGAGCTGCCGGGCGCCGGGCCCCTGCGCCTGCTCAGCCTCGTCTCGGCGCTGTCTGCCCATTCTGTGTTCGAGGGCCTCgccttgggcctgcaggaggaAGGCGAGAAGGTGGTGAGCCTGTTCGTGGGCGTGGCCGTGCATGAGACGCTGGTGGCCGTGGCCCTGGGTGTCAACATGTCCCGGAGCGCCGTGCCACTGCGGCAGGCCACCAAGCTGGCTGTGGCCGTGAGCGCCATGATCCCGCTGGGCATCGGCGTGGGCCTGGCCATCGAGAGCGCCCGCGGCGTACCAGGCAGCGTGGTGTCCGTGCTGCTGCAAGGCCTGGCGGGCGGCACCTTCCTCTTCGTCACCTTCCTGGAGATCCTGGCCAAGGAGCTGGAGGACAAGAACGACCGCCTGCTGAAGGTCCTGTGCCTGGTGCTGGGGTACGCCGTGCTGGCCGCCATGGTCTTCCTCAAGTGGTGA
- the DIRAS1 gene encoding GTP-binding protein Di-Ras1, translating to MPEQSNDYRVVVFGAGGVGKSSLVLRFVKGTFRDTYIPTIEDTYRQVISCDKSVCTLQITDTTGSHQFPAMQRLSISKGHAFILVFSVTSKQSLEELGPIYRLIVQMKGSVEDIPVMLVGNKCDETQREVDTREAQAVAHEWKCAFMETSAKMNYNVKELFQELLTLETRRSMSLSIDGKRAGKQKRTERAKGKCALM from the coding sequence ATGCCTGAACAAAGCAACGACTACCGCGTGGTGGTGTTCGGGGCTGGTGGCGTTGGCAAGAGCTCGCTAGTGCTGCGCTTCGTCAAGGGCACGTTCCGAGACACCTACATCCCCACCATCGAGGACACCTACCGGCAGGTGATCAGCTGTGACAAGAGCGTGTGCACGCTGCAGATCACCGACACCACGGGCAGCCACCAGTTCCCGGCCATGCAGCGCCTGTCCATCTCCAAGGGCCACGCCTTCATCCTGGTCTTCTCGGTGACCAGCAAGCAGTCGCTGGAGGAGCTGGGCCCCATCTATCGGCTCATCGTGCAGATGAAGGGCAGCGTGGAGGACATCCCCGTCATGCTGGTGGGCAACAAGTGCGACGAGACGCAGCGCGAGGTGGACACGCGCGAGGCGCAGGCCGTGGCGCACGAGTGGAAGTGCGCCTTCATGGAGACGTCGGCCAAGATGAACTACAACGTCAAGGAGCTGTTCCAGGAGCTGCTCACGCTCGAGACGCGCCGCTCCATGAGCCTCAGCATTGACGGCAAGCGCGCCGGCAAGCAGAAGCGGACAGAGCGGGCCAAGGGCAAGTGCGCGCTCATGTGA
- the SGTA gene encoding small glutamine-rich tetratricopeptide repeat-containing protein alpha, with the protein MDNKKRLAYAIIQFLHEQLRHGGLSSDAQESLEVAIQCLETAFGVSLEDSDLALPQTLPEIFEAAASGKEPPPDLRSPERTPPSEEDSAEAERLKTEGNEQMKAENFEAAVHFYGKAIELNPANAVYFCNRAAAYSKLGNYTGAVRDCERAICIDPCYSKAYGRMGLALSSLSKHAEAVAYYKKALELDPDNETYKSNLRIAEQKLREAPSPTGGTGSFDIAGLLSNPSFISMASNMMNNPQLQQLMSGMISGAHNPLGTPGTSPSQNDLASLIQAGQQFAQQMQQQNPEFIEQLRREMRSRTPSANEEQQE; encoded by the exons ATGGACAACAAAAAGCGCCTGGCTTACGCCATCATCCAGTTCCTGCATGAGCAGCTGAGGCACGGCGGGCTCTCGTCGGACGCGCAGGAGAGCCTAGAAG TTGCCATCCAGTGTCTGGAGACGGCTTTCGGGGTATCGTTGGAAGACAGCGACCTGGCTCTGCCCCAGACGCTACCAGAGATCTTTGAGGCGGCTGCCAGCGGCAAG GAGCCGCCACCCGACCTGAGGAGCCCAGAGCGGACGCCACCATCAGAGGAAGACTCTGCGGAGGCCGAGCGCCTCAAAACCGAAG GGAACGAACAGATGAAGGCGGAGAACTTCGAGGCCGCCGTGCACTTTTATGGCAAAGCCATCGAGCTGAACCCGGCCAACGCCGTCTACTTCTGCAACAG AGCCGCGGCATACAGCAAGCTGGGCAACTACACGGGTGCTGTGCGGGACTGCGAGCGCGCCATCTGCATTGACCCGTGCTACAGCAAGGCCTACGGGCGCATGGG CCTGGCGCTGTCCAGCTTGAGCAAGCACGCGGAGGCCGTGGCCTACTACAAGAAGGCGTTGGAGCTGGACCCCGACAACGAGACCTACAAGTCCAACCTCAGAATCGCTGAGCAGAAGCTGCGGGAAGCCCCGAGCCCA ACGGGCGGCACGGGCAGCTTCGACATCGCCGGCCTGCTCAGCAACCCCAGCTTCATCAGCATG GCCTCCAACATGATGAACAAcccgcagctgcagcagct aatgtctggcatgatctcagGCGCTCACAACCCTCTGGGTACCCCTGGCACCAGCCCCTCACAGAATGACCTGGCCAGCCTCATCCAGGC GGGCCAGCAGTTCGCACAGCAGATGCAGCAGCAGAACCCTGAGTTCATCGAGCAGTTGCGCAGGGAGATGCGTAGCCGGACGCCCAGCGCCAACGAGGAGCAGCAGGAGTGA